Proteins co-encoded in one Salvia splendens isolate huo1 chromosome 4, SspV2, whole genome shotgun sequence genomic window:
- the LOC121799315 gene encoding uncharacterized protein LOC121799315, which yields MGSCVSKPNRKLKSKAKRIYRSCKIRRKTARSSVIAPIDQPPDEGVCADEFCFHEYVMVDVPDGGTAVCRRYEVQSPEFQFPEVEPSHNQAVAERISRDEVWFDTLSILDSDADEDFVSIVGDSFSSSDSHTGSHINGCNEQNIDSSNLTNVAGDALAKIKVGLHHSEETKWGSCSSQFLPTIDVADIKQSPSHQGGLTTRIRKKSAVSVVAVRRKSDDGDAPSGFCSSEKYLYNPRGGFLIPKSVGDKPSRGSWCNVSPSAFKLRGENYFRDKKKYPAADCSPYIPIGVDLFACPRKIHHIAEHIELPNAKSHHEFPPLLIVNIQLPTYPASMFLGDTDGEGMSLVIYFKVSENFASDTPPKFLNTLKSFVVNEMETMKSFAKETVIPYRERLKIMVNPVNPEALGLSSAERKLLQAYKDKPVLSRPQHAFYKGPNYLEVDLDVHRFSYLSRKGLQAFRDRLEHGVLDMGLAIQAQTPDELPERVLCCVRLNKVDFVNAGQIPTLVT from the exons ATGGGTAGCTGCGTCTCTAAGCCTAACAGAAAGCTGAAATCAAAGGCGAAACGCATCTATAGGTCATGTAAAATCCGCAGAAAGACAGCTCGTTCGAGTGTCATAGCGCCTATTGACCAGCCCCCTGATGAGGGTGTGTGTGCCGATGAATTCTGTTTCCATGAATACGTTATGGTCGACGTTCCAGATGGTGGGACAGCAGTCTGCAGAAGGTATGAGGTGCAGAGCCCTGAATTCCAGTTTCCTGAGGTGGAACCGAGCCACAATCAAGCCGTTGCAGAAA GAATATCGCGAGATGAAGTATGGTTTGATACTCTAAGCATCCTTGATTCTGATGCAGATGAAGATTTTGTCAGTATAGTTGGAG ACAGTTTCTCATCCTCAGACAGTCACACTGGGAGCCACATCAATGGCTGTAATGAACAAAATATCGACTCTTCTAACTTGACAAACGTTGCTGGTGATGCATTAGCCAAAATTAAAGTAGGCTTACACCATTCAGAAGAAACGAAGTGGGGTTCTTGCTCATCTCAGTTTCTTCCAACAATAGACGTGGCTGACATAAAACAGTCCCCGTCTCACCAAGGAGGGTTGACAACTAGAATTAGAAAGAAATCAGCAGTCAGTGTGGTTGCTGTAAGAAGGAAATCTGATGATGGAGATGCTCCATCTGGTTTCT GTTCATcagaaaaatatttatacaaCCCAAGAGGAGGGTTCCTCATACCTAAGTCAGTGGGAGATAAGCCATCCCGAGGCAGTTGGTGTAACGTCTCGCCTTCTGCATTCAAACTACGGGGTGAAAATTATTTCAG AGATAAAAAGAAGTATCCTGCTGCTGACTGTAGCCCTTATATACCTATTGGTGTCGACTTATTCGCCTGCCCTCGGAAAATACATCATATAGCCGAGCACATTGAACTCCCTAATGCTAAATCACACCATGAATTTCCTCCACTACTAATTGTAAACATACAG CTTCCTACTTATCCTGCCTCAATGTTTCTTGGAGATACCGATGGGGAAGGGATGAGCCTTGTCATTTATTTCAAAGTGTCCGAGAATTTTGCCTCCGACACTCCTCCAAAATTTCTCAACACATTAAAG AGCTTCGTTGTGAATGAGATGGAAACCATGAAGAGTTTTGCAAAGGAAACCGTCATTCCTTACAGAGAGAGGCTAAAGATCATGGTCAATCCTGTGAATCCTGAAGCACTTGGCTTGAGCTCTGCAGAGAGGAAGCTTCTGCAAGCGTATAAGGACAAGCCTGTGCTTTCGCGCCCTCAACATGCTTTCTACAAG GGGCCGAATTACCTTGAAGTTGACCTCGATGTGCACCGTTTCAGCTATCTATCCAGGAAAGGACTTCAGGCGTTTCGTGATAGGTTGGAACACGGGGTTCTTGATATGGGACTGGCAATTCAG GCACAGACACCCGATGAGCTCCCTGAGAGAGTTCTCTGCTGCGTTCGACTCAACAAAGTCGATTTTGTGAACGCTGGACAGATACCTACTCTTGTAACTTGA
- the LOC121799316 gene encoding probable WRKY transcription factor 4, with amino-acid sequence MAENESPPPPSRPAITLSPASSAGSFFTGGPSVSPGPMTLLSTFFPENEPDAYCRSFSQLLGGAMPSVGQPAAAGGGEFMFQQNRPAGLAVSQPLAMFTVPPGLSPASLLDSPQFFPSSQGVLGLPHQHFLAQMAAQAHHFPNDFPSSSSFTLQRDAPPPRVQEPSEIPRADTKSQPSNMVVDKPADDGYNWRKYGQKQVKGSEYPRSYYKCTRAECPVKKKVERSFDGQITEIIYKGQHNHARPAKRARDSSEMESKTEQDSAPERVSESSDSEEVAGDGEAERVSGRDEDEHESKKRRVEETSSSHRTVTEPRIIVQTTSEIDLLDDGYRWRKYGQKVVKGNPYPRSYYKCTSQGCNVRKHVERAASDAKAVITTYEGKHNHEVPAAKASSHSSANAAASQLRPLAERYGRNEQQANGIPRMKEEQDNISFSQNDWKHNR; translated from the exons ATGGCCGAAAACGAATCTCCGCCGCCACCGTCGAGGCCCGCGATTACTCTGTCGCCGGCAAGCTCTGCAGGGAGCTTCTTCACGGGCGGGCCGTCCGTCAGCCCGGGCCCGATGACTCTCCTCTCCACCTTCTTCCCCGAGAATGAACCAGACGCCTACTGCCGCTCCTTTTCTCAGCTTCTCGGCGGCGCCATGCCCAGTGTCGGACAGCCGGCGGCGGCAGGTGGTGGCGAGTTTATGTTTCAGCAGAATAGGCCGGCGGGGCTGGCAGTGTCGCAGCCGCTGGCAATGTTCACGGTTCCGCCCGGTTTGAGCCCGGCTAGCTTGCTTGATTCGCCGCAGTTTTTCCCATCTTCTCAG GGTGTGCTAGGACTTCCTCACCAACATTTCCTAGCTCAGATGGCTGCACAGGCTCATCATTTTCCCAACGATTTCCCATCCTCGTCGTCCTTCACTCTGCAACGAGACGCCCCTCCTCCTCGCGTGCAAGAACCATCCGAGATTCCGCGCGCTGATACGAAATCCCAACCTAGTAACATGGTTGTTGACAAGCCTGCTGATGACGGCTACAACTGGCGAAAGTATGGGCAGAAGCAGGTGAAGGGCAGTGAGTATCCTCGAAGCTACTACAAATGCACGCGTGCAGAATGCCCGGTCAAGAAGAAAGTGGAGCGCTCGTTCGATGGTCAGATCACCGAGATCATCTACAAGGGGCAGCACAACCACGCCCGCCCTGCTAAGCGTGCTAGAGATAGCTCCGAGATGGAGTCCAAGACAGAGCAGGACTCTGCTCCTGAACGTGTGTCTGAGTCAAGTGACAGCGAGGAAGTAGCCGGAGATGGTGAGGCGGAGCGAGTAAGTGGGAGAGACGAGGATGAACACGAATCCAAGAAAAG ACGTGTTGAGGAAACCTCGTCGTCTCATCGCACGGTTACAGAGCCTAGGATCATTGTTCAGACAACAAGTGAGATTGATCTCTTGGATGATGGCTATAGGTGGCGAAAATATGGGCAGAAAGTTGTGAAGGGGAATCCTTATCCAAG AAGCTACTACAAGTGCACAAGCCAAGGTTGCAATGTGCGGAAGCATGTGGAGAGAGCAGCGAGCGATGCCAAAGCTGTGATAACAACATACGAGGGGAAGCACAACCACGAAGTTCCTGCTGCTAAGGCTAGCAGCCACAGCAGTGCTAATGCTGCTGCTTCACAGTTGAGACCGCTTGCTGAGAGATACGGGCGTAACGAGCAGCAAGCTAACGGGATTCCTCGTATGAAGGAAGAACAAGACAATATATCTTTTTCTCAAAATGACTGGAAACATAACAGGTAA
- the LOC121800360 gene encoding mitotic checkpoint protein BUB3.3-like has product MNGSCLNFDSPIRDAISRIRFAPLSNNLLISSWDSTLRLFDVDKCELRFEAPNGGSGLLDCCFESESVALTANSDGSVIRYDMGVGNSKAIGKHEDLATCIEYSEEKRQVISAGWDKKVKIWDPRSTSSLGCLSSLGMEVESMSLSGLSLMIAHKSSVHLYDLRHLDKSFEAKEYFMDIHIKCVRTNSELEGFIAGSVDGRVALKHVGQSKTDEGYAFRCYPKDKNGKHLVAVNDIAFNPSLRGVVVTGDNEGYATIWDVIKRRRLLEFPRFPNSVASLACNHGGQLLAVASSYTYQEANEREEHPQIFMHHLDAQQIESISASSSTKTPPPSPSPLRMSDEEHQFESKADAGASKTYPQQAGTIRKNGYIVIKGRPCKVVEVSTSKTGKHGHAKCHFVAIDIFTSKKLEDIVPSSHNCDVPHVNRTDYQLIDISEDGFVSLLTDNGNTKDDLRLPTDEALLTQIKDGFAEGKDLVVSVMSAMGEEQICALKDIGPK; this is encoded by the exons ATGAATGGTTCTTGCTTGAATTTCGACAGCCCCATTCGCGACGCCATTTCCAGGATCCGGTTTGCTCCGCTTTCCAACAATCTTTTAATTTCCTCTTGGGATTCG ACACTCCGACTTTTCGATGTGGATAAATGCGAGCTCAGGTTCGAAGCTCCTAATGGAGGATCGGGGCTTCTAGATTGCTGTTTCGAGAGTGAATCAGTTGCTCTCACGGCAAATTCCGATGGTTCCGTTATCAG GTATGACATGGGTGTGGGGAACAGCAAAGCAATAGGGAAACATGAAGATTTGGCAACCTGTATTGAATATTCTGAGGAAAAGC GTCAAGTCATCAGCGCCGGTTGGGataaaaaagtgaaaatttGGGATCCACGTTCAACTAGCTCTCTCGGATGTTTGAGTAGTTTAGGCATGGAGGTAGAATCCATGTCACTTTCAGGGTTGAGTCTGATGATTGCTCACAAGTCATCAGTGCATCTTTATGACTTGCGTCACTTAGATAAATCATTTGAAGCCAAAGAGTACTTCATGGACATCCATATAAAATGTGTCCGTACAAATTCAGAACTGGAAG GGTTTATAGCTGGATCAGTAGATGGACGTGTTGCATTGAAACATGTTGGTCAATCCAAAACAGATGAAGG ATATGCTTTCAGATGCTATCCAAAAGATAAGAATGGAAAACATCTGGTGGCAGTAAATGACATTGCATTTAATCCATC CTTACGTGGAGTCGTTGTCACTGGTGATAATGAGGGTTATGCTACGATATGGGATGTCATAAAGAGGAGACGGTTGCTGGAG TTTCCCAGATTTCCCAACAGTGTTGCATCTTTGGCATGTAATCATGGGGGGCAGCTCTTGGCGGTCGCATCAAGTTACACTTACCAGGAGGCCAATGAAAG AGAAGAGCATCCTCAGATATTCATGCATCATCTCGATGCTCAACAGATTGAATCAATCTCAGCCAGTAGTTCGACGAAGACA ccgccgccgtcgccgtcgccgttgAGGATGTCGGACGAGGAGCATCAGTTCGAATCAAAGGCCGACGCCGGCGCCTCCAAGACTTACCCCCAGCAGGCCGGCACCATCCGTAAGAACGGTTACATTGTTATCAAGGGCCGCCCCTGCAAG GTTGTGGAGGTTTCAACTTCCAAAACTGGAAAGCACGGCCATGCCAAATGTCACTTTGTTGCAATTGACATCTTCACTTCCAAGAAGCTCGAGGATATCGTTCCCTCTTCCCACAATTGTGAT GTTCCACATGTTAATCGCACTGACTACCAGCTTATCGACATCTCCGAGGATGGATTT GTGAGCTTGCTTACTGACAATGGTAACACCAAGGATGATCTCCGTCTTCCTACTGATGAGGCTCTCCTTACCCAG ATCAAGGATGGGTTTGCTGAAGGGAAGGACCTTGTTGTGAGTGTTATGTCTGCAATGGGGGAAGAGCAGATCTGCGCCCTCAAGGATATTGGTCCCAAGTAG
- the LOC121801577 gene encoding cell division topological specificity factor homolog, chloroplastic-like gives MAISGDLRVSAALSSYRFNPLRTTSHFPPSKVDCNVFVNGASSVLESMPRSSRAVLDVHNNRCHSRRPLQVLGDYKLSQNPFGQEVEEFLLNAINLNFFERLNLAWKIIFPSPMSRRKSNANIAKQRLKMILFSDRCAVSEEAKQKIVSNVVTALSDFVEIESQDKVQLSVSTDPDLGTIYSVTVPVRRVRTEYQIDDESGSITNVEYKDTGESSGSVDVKFDFYIPSEDFSV, from the exons ATGGCAATTTCAGGAGATCTTAGGGTTTCAGCAGCTCTGAGTTCATACAGATTCAATCCACTTCGCACGACGTCGCATTTTCCCCCTTCTAAG GTTGATTGTAATGTCTTCGTCAATGGTGCATCTAGTGTTCTCGAGTCAATGCCACGATCTTCACGTGCTGTTCTTGATGTCCACAACAATCGTTGTCACTCTAGACGTCCTCTTCAAGTTCTTGGAGACTATAAGCTTTCACAAAATCCTTTCGGCCAGGAGGTTGAAGAATTCCTCCTCAATGCGATCAACTTGAACTTCTTTGAACGTCTAAACTTGGCTTGGAAGATCATATTTCCATCACCCATGTCCCGAAGGAAGTCCAATGCAAACATTGCCAAGCAGCGCTTGAAGATGATTCTTTTCTCAGATCGTTGTGCAGTCAGCGAAGAGGCGAAGCAGAAGATAGTAAGCAACGTTGTCACTGCACTGTCCGATTTTGTTGAGATTGAATCGCAGGACAAAGTTCAGTTGAGCGTCTCGACTGACCCAGATCTCGGCACCATCTATTCCGTCACGGTGCCTGTGCGGCGAGTGAGAACAGAGTATCAGATCGACGACGAATCCGGATCCATTACGAATGTGGAATACAAAGACACCGGAGAGAGCTCGGGCTCTGTTGACGTCAAGTTTGATTTCTACATTCCCAGCGAGGATTTTAGCGTGTGA